The Rhizoctonia solani chromosome 1, complete sequence sequence AAGCATTTGTAATGCAACACATCACTTGCCAGCCTTGCAAGTTCTGCAATGGGCAACACATGGTGTATTTTGCTTAACCTTCATAATAGAAAAGCTGCGTCTTGGTGGATAGAATACACATACAAATTTTTGTAAAGAAAATTGACTTGGCAGGGAGATACACCTGCATTGAGGCTGCTCCCTGTTGCATTTCAATTGATGCAAATTTGAAATATATGTGCCCCCTACTTGCAAGGCAGCAAAAGACACAATAATTACTATGAGACTATGTACAAAATTAATAGGGGGTATTCCCACCCTTAGCAGCAAGTAGGGAATCAACTCAATCAGGCATAGACTCATACAGTTTATTGATAATGATGGGATTGATGCATGCCCACTCCTCCTGAAGAGCCTCCCACAATTCAGCAACATTATGCAGGGCAGGGTCAGAGGAGTGAACCTGACAGTCAAGGTAGTTCCATATGTTCTCAATTATGTTCATATCTGGGCTTTGTGCCAGCCAAGGGAGCACAGCAACTGACTTCTCCTCAAACCATCCCtgatgtcatgagcctcacctcctgacatgacttTGTATTGCTTGTCACTTCCTTCCCCCCCCCAGTGCATTTGTCTAgggaactcatctgtatccatcttatctgtttgcatagttcctatcttccctgtttatgttcttcccacttccttgttcccttcttgcacctAGTCTGGACTTATTCtgttctaagtgcttctatcttgcttatcttgctgtgCACTGGCCCAGTTCACTatgtagagcttctgagccatatgctctatcttgcttcccaGTTGTGCAGCCCAGACACTGTCCCTACTCCTTGTATTTACCCCCTTgcactttgttataaaagaagactgtgaattggcttgggaaccccaagaaaaatttgccttgtcaatttcccactttctcatctgtgtgaattgtctcaatatctcacagcaatcatttcattcttggttgtgacaagAACTTGCAAGGCTAGCAAGTCATGTGTTGCATTGCAAATGCTTGCCAGTGTGTATACCACAgagaaattgcttggaaaccccaagtcaattttaccttgtcttcCTTCACAGACAGgtactcagtagtcagcagTAGCATTGGGACCATaagtgtcagagccaacaactaccacagggtaaacctaactAGCTAACAGCCCAGAGGGACTTAAGTATGGgctagtaggatctaacaatgctcaaagGCAATTGCAAGATAGagggtggacaagaccaattatagtaaagtgcactgtgctataaagatagcagggctaagaacctttgacagggactggtatgctctcaggcaatactcttaggtgtatgtcttagggtaggtaggtgtAGGAAGGGgttaagaggtcaagttctgaggcttaaggctctcagaaccctccttatatattcaacagagagGGGAAGAGTACATACAatgacaaacacaataacaaagataaggtcacatgaccaaagataagaaagacatgatcacatgacctttagtcttGTGATTTGATTACATAATAGGCACCCAGCACCTAAacagcataaagatgcatatatccataaatcttcatgaaaatagcacatatattcactatttctttgacttagtggattttaaggtggtcacgcctctagggcatgacaataAGTCCCTTTACTTACCAGTAGATAGTACAGTAGTTGATCTCACCAGCCTTAGGCCTTTTACCACCATAGTTGGTAACCCCCACACTGCTTTAAGCAGCCCCTTCcatcagtagtatagcctttaggATAGATTTGCAGTATAGTAGTATGGTCTTAAGcactgtcatgccctagaggcgtgaccaccttaaaatccactaagtcaaagaaatagtgaatatatgcgctatcttcatgaagat is a genomic window containing:
- a CDS encoding Transposable element Tcb2 transposase, with translation MSGGEAHDIRDDMNIIENIWNYLDCQVHSSDPALHNVAELWEALQEEWACINPIIINKLYESMPD